From a single Paraburkholderia sp. FT54 genomic region:
- a CDS encoding heavy metal sensor histidine kinase: protein MKFWTGRSLTARTTLLFALIACVVIGTLGAYFYHSAEVSLQRRADVVLTGRVEHFSRIVRNLYSVSELKSRPLLFETMLGAEQDVLLFRRPGEAPFIDVNPAGVAVPALQAGVEGHLPTFADIRQTQLANGVPVHWAIATAKAREDGTEVEVIAGHPMTQEVRMLAAYRNRIVLATLTGMLAATLLAWYVLRRALRPVREIATRAAQISPTSLSVRLDSEAAPLELRQLTHAFNAMLDRLADGYQRLSQFSADLAHEIRTPVGALIGQTQVTLARTREPDEYQQVLESNLEELSRLSHIAENILFLAHADHAALSVEREPVDLREELVRIADYFEGLADERGMRFVVEAEGVASVNPMLCRRAINNLVVNAVRYGASDTVVRLRGTQDEEGATVAVENDGAPIPEEQLGRLFDRFYRGDAARSAFTESSGLGLAIVKAIMHLHGGTARVVCPAPGMVRFELRFPGA from the coding sequence ATGAAATTCTGGACCGGGCGCTCGCTCACCGCTCGCACCACGCTGCTATTCGCGTTGATCGCCTGCGTGGTGATCGGCACGCTAGGCGCGTATTTCTATCACTCCGCCGAAGTGTCGCTGCAGCGCCGCGCCGATGTGGTGCTGACGGGCCGCGTCGAGCATTTCAGCCGCATCGTGCGCAATCTCTATTCGGTCAGCGAATTGAAGAGCCGGCCGTTATTGTTCGAGACCATGCTTGGCGCGGAACAGGACGTGCTGCTGTTTCGCCGTCCGGGCGAAGCGCCGTTCATCGACGTGAACCCGGCGGGCGTGGCGGTGCCCGCGCTGCAAGCCGGCGTGGAGGGCCACTTGCCGACCTTTGCCGACATCCGCCAGACGCAGCTGGCCAACGGTGTGCCGGTGCATTGGGCGATCGCCACCGCCAAGGCGCGCGAGGACGGTACCGAAGTCGAAGTGATCGCCGGCCACCCGATGACGCAGGAAGTGCGCATGCTGGCCGCGTATCGCAACCGTATCGTGCTGGCCACGCTGACCGGCATGCTGGCCGCGACGCTGCTCGCCTGGTACGTGCTGCGCCGCGCGTTGCGCCCGGTTCGCGAGATTGCCACGCGGGCCGCGCAGATCAGCCCCACGAGCCTGTCCGTGCGGCTCGACAGCGAGGCGGCGCCGCTCGAATTGCGCCAGCTCACACACGCGTTCAACGCCATGCTCGACCGTCTCGCGGACGGTTATCAACGTCTCTCGCAGTTCTCCGCCGATCTGGCGCACGAGATCCGCACGCCGGTCGGCGCGCTGATCGGGCAGACCCAGGTGACGCTCGCGCGCACGCGCGAGCCCGACGAGTATCAACAGGTACTCGAATCGAATCTGGAAGAACTCAGCCGTCTGAGCCATATCGCGGAAAACATTCTGTTTCTCGCGCATGCGGACCATGCGGCGCTTTCAGTGGAACGCGAGCCGGTCGATCTGCGTGAGGAACTCGTCAGGATCGCAGACTATTTCGAAGGTCTCGCCGACGAACGGGGCATGCGCTTCGTGGTCGAGGCCGAAGGGGTGGCATCGGTCAATCCCATGCTGTGCCGTCGCGCGATCAACAACCTGGTCGTCAATGCCGTGCGTTACGGCGCGAGCGATACGGTGGTGCGTCTGCGTGGCACGCAGGATGAAGAGGGCGCCACCGTGGCGGTCGAAAACGACGGCGCGCCGATTCCCGAGGAGCAATTAGGCCGTCTGTTCGATCGTTTCTATCGCGGCGACGCGGCGCGCAGCGCGTTCACCGAGTCGAGCGGCCTGGGTCTCGCGATCGTCAAGGCGATCATGCATCTGCATGGCGGTACGGCACGCGTGGTGTGTCCGGCGCCGGGCATGGTGCGCTTCGAGTTGCGCTTTCCGGGCGCTTGA
- a CDS encoding sensor domain-containing diguanylate cyclase produces the protein MLDILPRGPAPANDDSEMFELAPVSLWLEDFSGVRDLFDAWRADGVTDLRAHFAANPDCVAQCAHSIRVIKVNQKTLTQFEAADLEALTGNLASVFRDDMLKTHLEELCQLWAGQAQFTSQTVNYTLGGRRLDVLLKGAVLPGHEARWDRVLVSVEDITELEGARHRVTLAEQYVRGLFEYSPVSLWVEDFSAVKRLLDEARAAGINDFRVFTDVHPEFVERCMQEIHVLDVNQHTLDMFAAKDKKTLLAHLADVFRDDMRPHFREQLVDLWDGKLFQQREVLNYSLDGSEVHVHLQFSVLPGHEETWDLVLVALTDITARKKAEAYLEFLGKHDVLTKLRNRSFYVDELNRLERKGPWPVTIIMADLNGLKRVNDQLGHAAGDALLRRAGEVLAKATETPFHAARIGGDEFAILMPDTDERGGTAMVDAIRQLVEMNNQFYPGSPLSFSMGAATCQRGDRLEAGVQRADLLMYEEKRATYANQPAANAADATSG, from the coding sequence ATGCTGGACATCCTCCCGCGCGGCCCCGCGCCCGCCAACGACGATTCCGAGATGTTCGAACTCGCGCCCGTCTCGCTCTGGCTCGAAGACTTCAGCGGCGTGCGCGACCTGTTCGACGCATGGCGGGCGGACGGCGTAACCGATCTGCGCGCGCATTTCGCTGCCAATCCCGACTGCGTCGCGCAATGCGCGCACAGCATCCGCGTCATCAAGGTCAATCAGAAGACGCTGACGCAATTCGAGGCTGCCGATCTGGAGGCGCTCACCGGCAATCTCGCCTCGGTGTTCCGCGACGACATGCTCAAGACTCACCTCGAAGAGTTGTGCCAGTTGTGGGCCGGGCAAGCGCAGTTCACCAGCCAGACGGTCAACTACACGCTCGGCGGACGGCGGCTCGACGTGCTGCTCAAGGGCGCCGTGCTGCCCGGCCACGAGGCGCGCTGGGACCGCGTGCTGGTGTCGGTCGAAGACATAACGGAACTGGAAGGCGCGCGGCATCGCGTGACGCTTGCCGAGCAGTATGTACGCGGCCTGTTCGAGTATTCGCCGGTATCGCTCTGGGTGGAGGATTTCAGCGCGGTCAAGCGTCTGCTCGACGAAGCGCGCGCGGCTGGCATCAACGATTTCCGCGTGTTCACGGATGTGCATCCCGAGTTCGTCGAGCGCTGCATGCAGGAAATCCACGTGCTCGACGTGAATCAGCACACGCTGGACATGTTCGCGGCGAAAGACAAGAAAACGCTGCTGGCGCATCTCGCCGACGTGTTCCGTGACGACATGCGTCCGCATTTCCGCGAGCAGCTGGTCGATCTGTGGGACGGCAAGCTGTTCCAGCAGCGCGAAGTGCTGAACTATTCGCTCGACGGCAGCGAGGTGCACGTGCATCTGCAGTTTTCGGTGCTGCCGGGCCATGAGGAGACGTGGGACCTGGTGTTGGTGGCGCTCACGGACATCACGGCGCGCAAGAAGGCCGAAGCCTACCTCGAGTTCCTCGGCAAGCACGACGTGCTGACCAAACTGCGCAACCGCTCTTTCTACGTGGATGAACTCAACCGGCTCGAACGCAAGGGTCCGTGGCCCGTGACGATCATCATGGCCGATCTGAACGGTTTGAAACGCGTGAACGACCAACTCGGCCACGCTGCGGGCGATGCACTTTTGCGGCGCGCCGGCGAAGTGCTCGCCAAAGCGACCGAGACGCCGTTTCATGCGGCGCGTATCGGCGGCGACGAGTTCGCGATCCTGATGCCGGACACCGACGAGCGCGGCGGCACCGCGATGGTCGATGCGATCAGGCAACTGGTGGAGATGAACAATCAGTTCTATCCGGGCTCGCCGCTCAGCTTCTCGATGGGCGCGGCCACCTGCCAGCGCGGCGACCGGCTCGAAGCGGGCGTGCAGCGCGCCGATCTGCTGATGTACGAGGAAAAGCGCGCGACCTACGCGAACCAGCCGGCTGCGAACGCGGCCGACGCGACCAGCGGCTGA
- a CDS encoding antibiotic biosynthesis monooxygenase, producing the protein MVKLALYVRLEAKPGKEQEVEAFLLGGLPLVEAEPGTVAWFGLKLGPSTFGIFDAFADETGRDAHLNGKVAAALMAKAGDLFASPPTIEKVDVLAAKLPG; encoded by the coding sequence ATGGTCAAGCTCGCTTTGTACGTTCGTCTCGAAGCCAAGCCCGGCAAGGAACAGGAGGTCGAAGCGTTTCTGCTCGGCGGCTTGCCGCTCGTCGAAGCGGAACCGGGCACCGTCGCGTGGTTCGGTTTGAAGCTGGGCCCGTCCACGTTCGGTATTTTCGACGCCTTTGCAGATGAAACCGGCCGTGACGCGCACCTGAACGGCAAGGTGGCGGCCGCGTTGATGGCGAAGGCCGGCGACTTGTTCGCTTCGCCGCCCACGATCGAAAAGGTCGACGTGCTGGCGGCCAAATTGCCGGGCTGA
- a CDS encoding heavy metal response regulator transcription factor produces the protein MSILVIEDDPKTGDYLKKGLRESGYAVDLARTGTDGLHMALENAYDLVVLDVMLPGIDGWEIMRALRARRDLPVIFLTARDHVSDRIRGLELGADDYLVKPFSFTELVLRIRTLLRRGVVRESDVFEIADLKLDVLRRKVTREGVEIPLTNKEFMLLHLLVRRQGEALSRTQIASEVWDMNFDSDTNVVDVAIKRLRAKVDHPFEKKLIHTVRSIGYTFGDSA, from the coding sequence ATGAGCATCCTCGTCATCGAAGACGATCCAAAAACCGGCGACTACCTGAAGAAGGGCCTGCGCGAGAGCGGCTATGCGGTCGATCTCGCGCGCACCGGCACGGACGGCCTGCACATGGCGCTCGAAAATGCTTACGACCTCGTGGTGCTGGATGTGATGCTGCCCGGTATCGACGGCTGGGAAATCATGCGCGCGCTGCGGGCGCGGCGCGATCTGCCGGTGATTTTCCTGACCGCGCGCGATCACGTCAGCGACCGTATTCGCGGTCTCGAACTCGGCGCGGACGATTATCTCGTCAAGCCGTTTTCGTTCACCGAACTGGTGCTGCGTATCCGCACACTGCTGCGCCGCGGCGTGGTCCGCGAAAGCGATGTCTTCGAGATCGCCGACCTCAAGCTCGACGTACTGCGCCGCAAGGTGACGCGCGAAGGCGTGGAGATTCCGCTCACCAACAAGGAATTCATGCTGTTGCATCTGCTGGTGCGCCGCCAGGGCGAAGCGCTGTCGCGCACGCAGATCGCCTCCGAAGTGTGGGACATGAATTTCGACAGCGACACCAACGTGGTCGACGTGGCCATCAAACGGCTGCGCGCCAAGGTCGATCATCCGTTCGAAAAGAAGCTGATCCATACGGTGCGCAGCATCGGCTACACCTTCGGCGACAGCGCATGA